The following proteins come from a genomic window of Meiothermus sp. Pnk-1:
- a CDS encoding DUF1177 domain-containing protein, which yields MHVEVQRVAGDRGFTEFVKVRFPGSAGKIKGGSSPTLGIIGRLGGIGARPHKVGLVSDADGAAAALSAGLKLAEMARRGDWLQGDVIVATHVCPNAPMIPHEPVPFMGSPVDMLTMNRYEVDPQMDAILSIDTTRGNRILNRKGIAITPTAKEGWLLRPSPDLLGILERVTGELPAVLPLSMADITPYGNGVYHINSLMQPATSTSAPVVGVPITAQTVVAGSATGASHEVDIALAARFALEVAKDFGAGLARFYDPGEFDRLVALYGEMRQLQTLGSQKT from the coding sequence ATGCATGTGGAGGTGCAGAGAGTTGCCGGGGATAGGGGGTTCACAGAGTTCGTAAAGGTGCGCTTTCCTGGCAGCGCAGGCAAGATCAAGGGGGGATCATCGCCTACTCTCGGGATTATCGGGCGTTTAGGGGGTATTGGGGCCCGTCCCCATAAAGTGGGCCTGGTATCCGATGCCGATGGGGCCGCTGCTGCCCTCAGTGCCGGGCTTAAGCTAGCAGAAATGGCTCGCCGGGGTGATTGGCTCCAGGGAGATGTGATCGTAGCTACTCATGTCTGCCCTAATGCACCCATGATCCCGCATGAACCAGTGCCCTTCATGGGTTCGCCAGTGGACATGCTAACTATGAACCGCTACGAGGTAGACCCGCAGATGGACGCCATTCTCAGCATCGACACTACTCGGGGTAACCGCATTTTGAACCGCAAAGGCATCGCCATCACACCCACTGCCAAGGAAGGCTGGCTCCTGCGCCCAAGCCCTGACCTGTTGGGGATTCTTGAGCGGGTGACCGGGGAACTACCGGCGGTGCTTCCCCTCTCCATGGCCGACATCACCCCCTACGGCAACGGGGTTTACCACATCAACAGCCTAATGCAACCGGCCACGTCCACCTCTGCGCCTGTGGTGGGGGTGCCGATCACCGCACAGACCGTAGTGGCTGGCAGCGCTACGGGAGCCAGTCACGAGGTAGATATTGCTCTGGCTGCCCGATTTGCTCTGGAGGTGGCTAAGGACTTTGGCGCAGGTCTGGCCCGCTTCTACGACCCGGGCGAGTTCGATCGGTTGGTGGCACTTTACGGCGAGATGCGTCAACTGCAGACCTTGGGGAGTCAAAAAACGTGA
- a CDS encoding AroM family protein has protein sequence MRIGLITIGQSPRDDLVPDLRPLLPGVEIIERGALDGLSPEELAGLARDPRGSLLVTRLRDGQGVVVGKTDLLPKVRACVEQLAEEGVDLIGLLCTGSFPPFSVGAPVLYPERLLMHFVAAVSQGSRVGILTPEAGQMADQHRRWARAGLADLEVAPVNPYTPDSARQIREAAERLAAWKADLVVMDCLGYTEVMRQVVRKKLRRPVILARTVLARAIAELLSL, from the coding sequence GTGAGAATTGGCTTAATCACGATTGGTCAATCCCCTCGAGATGACCTAGTGCCAGACCTGCGACCTTTGCTGCCGGGTGTGGAGATCATCGAGCGGGGGGCGCTGGATGGCTTGAGCCCAGAGGAACTCGCCGGGCTTGCTCGAGACCCCAGAGGTAGTCTGCTGGTCACCCGATTGCGGGATGGCCAGGGGGTGGTGGTAGGGAAGACCGACCTGCTTCCTAAGGTCAGGGCCTGCGTAGAGCAGCTTGCTGAGGAGGGCGTAGATTTGATAGGGCTGCTGTGTACTGGCTCATTCCCGCCCTTTAGCGTTGGAGCCCCGGTGCTTTACCCCGAGCGCCTACTCATGCACTTCGTAGCCGCTGTCAGCCAGGGTAGCCGCGTAGGAATCCTCACTCCGGAAGCAGGCCAGATGGCTGATCAACACCGGCGCTGGGCTAGAGCTGGACTGGCCGATCTTGAGGTGGCCCCAGTCAACCCCTACACGCCCGACAGCGCTCGACAGATTCGCGAGGCCGCAGAGCGGCTGGCGGCCTGGAAGGCCGACTTAGTGGTGATGGACTGCCTCGGCTATACCGAGGTCATGCGCCAAGTTGTTCGCAAAAAGCTTCGACGGCCGGTAATTCTAGCTAGGACTGTGCTGGCGCGAGCCATTGCAGAACTGCTCAGCCTCTAG
- a CDS encoding amidohydrolase family protein has product MAELPLVIHGARVFDGERELPGIYTIVVQGTRIEQVFPSSQAPEALLQSVRQTGRLYEAEDSTLLPGLIDLHIHLVWDGSTDPVSTLLLQKPEETLLWAAGVAEKYVRRGITTVRDLGSSGDAAIHVAVAIERGWITGPRIIASGRTLIMTGGHDPFWGIMVDGPDEALKAVRTQIFAGAGVIKVSASGGVYGRARGEQVENSELRLDELKAIVEEAHRLGLKVAAHAISESSIANCLEAGVDTIEHGHFLTQEQAEVMVAKGSALVPTLYVYRRIAEAEGIPAYARAKARNIVEQHRRAVLMAREKGLLVGAGSDAGSPLTPHPSLIEEIACLVDAGFTPEEALRAATGSAAKILGLEGEIGSIKPGLRADLMLVRGRPLHDLSHLGAVILVVQNGQIRYREDQRADSYSGN; this is encoded by the coding sequence ATGGCTGAATTACCATTGGTGATCCATGGTGCTAGGGTATTTGACGGTGAGCGCGAGTTGCCGGGGATTTACACAATAGTGGTGCAGGGGACGCGCATTGAACAAGTGTTTCCGTCATCTCAGGCACCGGAAGCACTTCTCCAAAGCGTACGCCAGACAGGGCGGCTCTACGAAGCCGAGGATTCGACCTTGTTACCTGGACTGATCGACTTACATATACATTTGGTATGGGATGGTAGCACCGATCCTGTCAGCACTTTGCTCCTTCAGAAGCCCGAGGAAACGCTGCTTTGGGCTGCTGGAGTAGCTGAGAAATACGTGCGCAGGGGCATCACTACCGTTCGGGATTTGGGATCGAGCGGGGATGCAGCCATCCACGTAGCAGTTGCCATAGAGCGTGGCTGGATCACAGGTCCACGGATAATCGCCTCGGGGCGAACTCTCATCATGACCGGGGGGCACGACCCCTTTTGGGGAATCATGGTGGACGGACCCGATGAAGCACTCAAGGCCGTGCGGACCCAAATCTTTGCTGGGGCTGGGGTCATCAAGGTTTCAGCCTCAGGGGGGGTATATGGCCGTGCAAGGGGTGAACAGGTAGAAAACAGTGAGCTTCGGCTGGATGAACTCAAAGCGATTGTGGAGGAGGCTCACCGTTTAGGGTTGAAGGTGGCAGCCCATGCCATCTCAGAGTCGAGCATTGCCAACTGCCTCGAAGCCGGTGTCGATACCATTGAACATGGACATTTCCTTACCCAAGAGCAGGCTGAAGTTATGGTAGCCAAAGGGAGTGCTCTGGTACCGACCCTCTATGTCTATCGGAGGATTGCTGAGGCAGAGGGAATTCCTGCATATGCTCGAGCAAAAGCCAGAAACATTGTCGAACAGCATAGACGTGCTGTACTCATGGCACGAGAAAAGGGACTGCTGGTTGGTGCAGGCTCCGATGCAGGATCGCCACTGACCCCTCACCCTTCGCTGATAGAAGAGATAGCATGCCTGGTGGATGCTGGCTTTACGCCGGAGGAGGCTCTAAGGGCAGCCACGGGAAGTGCAGCCAAAATCTTGGGACTTGAGGGAGAGATTGGCTCGATAAAACCAGGTCTGCGGGCAGATCTGATGCTGGTGAGAGGGAGGCCCCTACACGACCTTTCCCATCTAGGGGCGGTAATCTTGGTCGTTCAGAACGGCCAGATTCGCTATAGGGAAGATCAGAGGGCTGATTCGTACTCTGGGAATTAA
- a CDS encoding 5-oxoprolinase subunit PxpA, with product MMQGTIDINADLGEAWGVYPGPQQVWRANWERGEKNLAPDDPLTGPDLNSILESISSANLACGFHAGDPFSLKRYIEACLARGVAIGAHPAYPDSAGFGNRSMSLCFDDLLAVLQYQIAALDGLVRMLGGRLNHVKLHGALYHDAHAKLEVAEAVGIAVAQYNPELFVFGLPESPLQATCKARGLPFCREGFPDRAYLPDGRLQPRSQPEAVIAKPEEVARRGMAMVVEGRVQTISGSFYALRVDTLCIHPDTSKAALACRWLRRALEASKISVGAPQRERTDG from the coding sequence ATGATGCAAGGAACCATTGATATCAACGCGGATCTAGGTGAGGCCTGGGGCGTATATCCTGGACCTCAGCAAGTCTGGCGGGCCAATTGGGAGCGAGGTGAAAAGAACTTGGCTCCGGATGATCCCCTGACTGGTCCAGACCTCAACAGCATCTTGGAATCGATATCCTCGGCCAACCTGGCCTGTGGGTTTCATGCTGGAGACCCTTTTTCCCTTAAGCGCTATATAGAAGCGTGCCTCGCACGGGGGGTAGCAATTGGAGCTCACCCCGCCTACCCGGATTCAGCCGGCTTCGGCAACCGCTCAATGAGCCTTTGCTTCGACGATCTGTTGGCCGTGCTGCAGTACCAGATCGCAGCTTTGGATGGGCTCGTGCGCATGCTGGGCGGGCGGCTGAATCACGTTAAGCTGCACGGTGCTCTCTATCACGATGCACACGCCAAGCTGGAGGTTGCCGAGGCGGTTGGCATAGCGGTGGCCCAATATAATCCAGAGCTTTTTGTCTTCGGCCTGCCCGAAAGCCCTCTACAAGCGACGTGTAAAGCCCGGGGGCTTCCCTTCTGCCGCGAGGGGTTTCCAGACCGCGCCTACCTGCCCGACGGGCGGTTGCAACCGCGCTCCCAGCCTGAAGCGGTAATTGCGAAGCCGGAAGAGGTAGCCAGGCGGGGAATGGCCATGGTGGTAGAGGGCCGGGTGCAGACCATCAGTGGCAGTTTCTACGCGCTTAGGGTCGATACTCTCTGTATCCATCCAGATACATCCAAGGCCGCCCTGGCGTGCCGATGGTTGCGGCGCGCCCTCGAGGCCTCCAAAATCTCGGTGGGGGCTCCACAGCGGGAGAGAACCGATGGCTGA
- a CDS encoding ABC transporter ATP-binding protein → MPHLLEIQELVCGYGDADILHGVSLNVNEGEVVTIIGPNGAGKSTVLKAVMGLLKVRGGDIRFYGASLLGQPTELLIDQGIAYVPQVNNVFPSLTVYENLLLFGRKMRGDIKAQFGRVLNMFPTLKPKLSMRAGLLSGGERQMLAFARALVTAPALILLDEPTAALSPLLAKQIFQKILDIRVGGTAILLVEQNVRRALEISDRAYVLDTGRNALSGSGQDLLAHPAMGELYLGGTVHSV, encoded by the coding sequence ATGCCACATTTACTGGAGATCCAGGAGCTCGTGTGCGGCTACGGCGACGCTGATATCCTTCACGGGGTAAGCCTCAACGTTAATGAGGGAGAGGTAGTCACTATCATCGGCCCTAACGGAGCAGGAAAGTCTACCGTCCTAAAGGCCGTCATGGGCCTTCTGAAGGTCCGTGGTGGTGATATCCGGTTCTATGGGGCCTCGCTGCTCGGACAGCCTACCGAGCTGCTTATTGACCAGGGCATTGCCTACGTACCACAGGTCAATAACGTCTTCCCCTCCTTAACCGTATATGAGAACCTGCTGCTCTTTGGCCGCAAAATGAGGGGCGATATTAAGGCGCAGTTTGGACGTGTGCTGAATATGTTTCCTACTCTAAAGCCCAAGCTATCGATGCGGGCAGGTCTGCTCTCGGGAGGGGAGCGCCAGATGCTAGCCTTCGCCCGGGCACTCGTAACAGCTCCGGCTTTAATTCTCCTGGATGAGCCGACCGCAGCCCTTTCGCCTCTACTGGCTAAGCAAATCTTTCAGAAGATTCTGGATATCCGCGTTGGGGGCACCGCGATCTTGTTGGTGGAGCAAAATGTCCGTCGCGCCCTGGAGATCAGTGACCGCGCCTACGTTCTGGACACGGGGAGAAATGCCTTGAGCGGTAGCGGCCAAGACCTTTTGGCTCACCCGGCAATGGGCGAGCTTTACCTGGGAGGTACCGTCCACAGCGTGTAA
- a CDS encoding ABC transporter ATP-binding protein codes for MVLEARGIWKSFDGVQVLRDAWIEVEQGQIVGLIGPNGAGKSTFLAVLSKFITPDHGRIVFQQHDISRTPPDKLARMGMSRTFQVPREFGELTVLENLLVAAKSQAGESIWNAWFRFGLVNQQEKELSAQARNILQFLKLDAMCDLPAKRLSGGQKKLLELGRILMLEPQLLLLDEPFAGVNPALIDQLIEQLLELRRRGLTLLVVEHNMYAINALSDVVYVMVDGSILTRNEPQEIRKDARVLEAYLGSY; via the coding sequence GTGGTTCTCGAGGCCCGTGGTATATGGAAGAGTTTCGACGGGGTTCAGGTTCTCCGCGACGCATGGATTGAGGTCGAACAAGGGCAAATCGTCGGCCTGATCGGTCCCAATGGGGCGGGGAAGTCCACTTTCCTCGCGGTGCTGAGCAAGTTTATTACCCCTGACCATGGCCGAATCGTATTCCAGCAGCACGACATCAGTCGAACGCCTCCTGACAAGCTTGCCCGCATGGGTATGAGCCGCACTTTCCAGGTGCCTAGGGAGTTTGGAGAGCTCACCGTATTGGAGAACCTGCTGGTCGCAGCCAAGTCTCAAGCGGGAGAGAGCATATGGAACGCCTGGTTTCGATTCGGGTTAGTAAACCAGCAGGAGAAGGAGCTTTCCGCGCAAGCACGGAACATCTTGCAGTTCCTCAAGCTCGATGCTATGTGCGATCTACCCGCCAAGCGACTTTCCGGAGGGCAAAAGAAGCTCTTGGAGCTAGGGCGTATCCTGATGCTTGAGCCTCAACTCCTCCTTTTGGATGAGCCCTTCGCCGGGGTCAACCCGGCTTTGATCGACCAGCTTATAGAACAGCTCCTGGAATTGCGCAGGCGCGGCCTGACTCTTTTAGTGGTAGAGCACAATATGTATGCGATAAATGCCCTAAGTGATGTGGTCTATGTGATGGTGGATGGCAGTATCCTCACTCGCAACGAACCTCAAGAGATCCGTAAAGATGCTCGAGTACTAGAAGCCTACCTGGGGAGTTATTGA
- a CDS encoding branched-chain amino acid ABC transporter permease, which translates to MIAYLSAMLILGCIYALMALGLNLHYGYTGLVNFGHVAFFAIGAYTSALVTTALGLPIPMGFALALLAAGIAAYPLGLVSLRLRTDYLAIVTLGFSEVIRAILVNEAWLTRGTHGISNIPRPFSQLPTGANELAYLGLMSGLLVIIYLAIERLGRAPFGRTLRAIRENEEAAVSLGKTIANFKMRSFMIGAAIAGLAGAAYAHYINYVVPDQFIPLVTFYIWVAMILGGAGSNKGVVLGTLLLLVFLEGTRFVKDFVPLFTDVQLAALRFMVVGVALILLMLYRPQGIWGRKEI; encoded by the coding sequence GTGATCGCCTACCTTAGCGCCATGCTTATCCTGGGATGTATCTATGCTTTGATGGCCTTGGGTTTGAACCTGCACTATGGGTATACAGGACTGGTCAACTTCGGCCACGTGGCCTTCTTCGCCATCGGAGCCTACACCTCTGCTCTCGTGACCACTGCCCTGGGACTTCCCATCCCTATGGGGTTTGCGTTGGCGTTGCTTGCCGCTGGGATTGCTGCCTATCCGCTCGGTCTGGTGAGTCTGCGCCTACGCACAGACTATTTGGCCATTGTAACCCTCGGCTTTAGCGAAGTAATCCGCGCCATTCTGGTCAACGAAGCCTGGCTTACCCGAGGAACCCATGGCATCAGCAACATTCCTCGCCCGTTCAGTCAGTTGCCCACCGGGGCTAATGAACTGGCTTACTTGGGCCTGATGTCTGGGTTACTCGTGATTATCTATCTAGCCATCGAACGACTGGGTCGCGCACCTTTCGGCCGGACGCTTAGAGCGATTCGTGAGAACGAGGAAGCCGCTGTGAGTCTGGGCAAGACTATTGCTAACTTTAAAATGCGTTCTTTTATGATTGGAGCTGCCATAGCTGGCTTGGCTGGCGCAGCTTACGCGCACTACATCAACTACGTTGTTCCCGACCAGTTTATCCCTCTAGTCACCTTCTACATATGGGTGGCAATGATCCTGGGGGGTGCAGGCTCGAATAAGGGGGTGGTGCTGGGAACACTGTTGCTGCTCGTATTCCTCGAGGGCACCCGCTTTGTCAAGGATTTCGTGCCCCTCTTCACCGACGTTCAACTCGCTGCTTTGCGCTTCATGGTGGTGGGGGTCGCGTTGATCCTGTTGATGCTGTATCGGCCCCAGGGGATCTGGGGAAGAAAGGAAATCTAA
- a CDS encoding branched-chain amino acid ABC transporter permease has translation MVLQAIANGVVEGSVIALVALGLTVVFAVSRLLNVAHGDYLTFGAYATFWASQGLKLTVPLAALVGVVATIVLGLFFHQLVFRKLIRSSIAALVASIGIALLVRHAIIFIAGTGQQTYDLPLYRAWRIGDLRIIPTDLAVVAISLSAITLVHLLLRYTGLGREMRAVADNPELARVSGIRASRVYVTMWVVALALAALAGMLLGARTVIQPYLGWDVLIPAFAAAILGGLGNPYGAILGALVIGISQDLAVLWVSETYKSAIAFVILALMLLYKPTGLLGRKEAVR, from the coding sequence ATGGTGCTTCAGGCTATCGCAAACGGCGTGGTTGAAGGTTCAGTGATTGCCCTAGTCGCCTTGGGATTAACCGTAGTCTTCGCAGTTTCTCGCCTGCTTAACGTAGCCCATGGCGACTACCTCACGTTTGGCGCCTATGCGACATTCTGGGCATCTCAGGGTCTGAAGCTTACCGTACCTCTAGCTGCGCTTGTAGGAGTGGTGGCTACTATTGTCCTGGGCCTTTTCTTCCACCAATTGGTCTTCAGGAAACTCATCCGTTCCAGCATTGCTGCTTTGGTGGCTTCTATTGGGATTGCACTCCTCGTACGCCACGCGATTATCTTCATAGCAGGTACTGGGCAGCAAACCTATGACCTGCCTCTGTACCGAGCCTGGCGTATTGGCGATTTGCGCATTATTCCAACAGACTTGGCAGTCGTTGCTATAAGCCTGTCGGCAATTACTCTGGTTCACCTCCTGTTGAGGTACACCGGTTTGGGACGTGAGATGCGGGCTGTGGCGGATAATCCCGAGCTAGCTCGAGTCAGCGGTATCCGCGCCAGCCGAGTCTACGTGACGATGTGGGTAGTGGCCCTGGCGCTTGCCGCTTTGGCTGGAATGCTGCTGGGGGCACGAACAGTTATTCAGCCCTATCTGGGCTGGGACGTACTAATCCCGGCGTTCGCTGCCGCAATCCTGGGGGGCTTGGGCAACCCCTATGGGGCTATCTTAGGAGCGCTGGTTATCGGCATCAGTCAAGATCTAGCAGTATTATGGGTTAGCGAAACCTACAAGTCAGCAATTGCATTCGTCATCCTAGCATTGATGCTGCTCTACAAACCAACAGGATTGCTAGGCCGCAAGGAGGCGGTGCGGTGA
- a CDS encoding ABC transporter substrate-binding protein, with translation MRVYRRSKFLTLVTLAALGSIALAQENEFRIGALTPLTGAGSPYGPGMLAAIKLAVEEINQAGGVLGKKVVVISEDDQTDPEAAVRAAKKLIEVNRVSAIIGTWSSGVTMAVLPLTTKAGIIEMNTSGAPEISKIGKETGLVYRTQASNTLFGVVFSKVALKEGFKRAATMAFNNPSGLGNTQEFAKNFVAAGGVITASVVYEGGRTTYRSELEKALSSKPEVIVMGSYLPDTTIILKEWYQLNEPMHFIAPAWAVNDRLIKSVGAEVAEGVYAVDAVPNFGSKSYARFAEAYQKATGQKVTENPYSAMVYDATTVLALAIEAAKSTDPAVFKKYIRDVSGPPGQRVYSFAEGVTALKSGKAINYEGASSAIDFDESGDVRPAFGVYKVEKGKINLKYIIKP, from the coding sequence ATGAGGGTTTATAGGCGTTCGAAGTTTCTTACTTTGGTGACCTTGGCTGCGCTAGGCTCGATAGCGCTCGCGCAGGAGAACGAGTTTCGTATCGGTGCACTTACTCCTCTCACAGGGGCAGGCAGCCCTTATGGTCCTGGCATGCTCGCAGCCATTAAGCTAGCTGTTGAAGAGATCAACCAGGCTGGGGGGGTGCTGGGCAAAAAGGTGGTGGTAATCAGCGAAGACGATCAGACCGACCCCGAAGCTGCGGTACGGGCGGCTAAGAAACTGATCGAGGTCAATCGGGTGTCTGCCATCATCGGAACCTGGTCCAGTGGTGTAACTATGGCGGTCCTGCCCCTGACGACCAAAGCTGGAATTATTGAGATGAACACCTCTGGAGCACCCGAGATTTCTAAAATTGGGAAGGAGACTGGACTAGTCTATCGTACCCAGGCTTCGAACACTCTCTTCGGGGTGGTTTTCTCCAAGGTAGCCTTGAAAGAGGGTTTCAAGAGGGCGGCCACCATGGCTTTCAACAACCCCTCAGGCCTCGGCAACACACAGGAGTTTGCTAAGAACTTTGTGGCTGCTGGTGGCGTCATCACTGCCTCGGTGGTGTACGAGGGAGGTCGGACTACGTACCGCTCCGAGCTGGAGAAGGCCCTTAGTTCCAAGCCAGAGGTTATAGTGATGGGCTCCTATTTGCCAGACACCACTATAATTCTCAAGGAATGGTACCAGCTAAACGAACCTATGCATTTTATCGCCCCTGCCTGGGCAGTGAACGATCGACTGATCAAATCAGTGGGTGCAGAGGTGGCGGAAGGGGTCTACGCAGTCGATGCCGTACCTAACTTTGGTTCAAAGAGCTATGCGCGCTTCGCCGAGGCGTACCAGAAAGCTACCGGGCAAAAAGTAACTGAGAACCCTTACTCAGCCATGGTTTACGACGCTACTACCGTGCTAGCCCTAGCTATCGAGGCTGCAAAAAGTACAGACCCTGCTGTCTTTAAGAAGTACATACGAGATGTCTCTGGCCCTCCTGGCCAAAGGGTATACAGTTTTGCAGAAGGAGTGACAGCACTTAAGAGTGGTAAAGCCATCAACTACGAAGGAGCGAGCAGCGCAATTGACTTCGACGAGTCAGGAGACGTGCGTCCGGCCTTTGGCGTTTACAAGGTGGAAAAAGGCAAAATTAATCTCAAGTACATCATCAAGCCCTAA
- a CDS encoding amidohydrolase family protein has product MIKVLKEVNIVDVEASTLIEGQAIVIENGRIVDVTRSPVGGEAISFRGAFLCPGLVDAHVHLVWEGQPDPNSFSLRESVAMTAYRAARSAWRNLEGGVTTVRDVGGPHGISIALAEAIEQGISQGARVLAAGSPVVQTGGHVYSISEEADGPDEVRKAVRRQIKAGAHLIKLMCSGGAYTRGESIHATQLTPAEIRAAVEEAKAAERRVAAHALPEQAIQNALEAGVTTVEHAALLSKRNLDAFCTTGAFMVPTLAPYYLMATRGREMGVPDYAVVKSEQVMEHYPTSLQMAFAAGVRIALGTDAGSPGIPHPTVPFEAWLWQSLANIPAPAILRAATLGAAEAVGLEQEIGRIQQGYWADFVVYRSNPLEDITVLHHPEAIFQRGAQVAGGGTVWSKTLLG; this is encoded by the coding sequence GTGATAAAAGTTTTGAAAGAAGTAAACATCGTGGATGTGGAGGCTAGCACCCTGATCGAGGGTCAAGCGATAGTTATCGAGAACGGCCGGATCGTAGACGTTACCCGCAGCCCAGTAGGGGGAGAGGCTATTTCCTTTAGGGGGGCATTTCTATGCCCGGGTCTGGTGGATGCCCATGTGCACTTGGTATGGGAAGGGCAGCCCGATCCTAATAGCTTTAGCCTGCGCGAGTCTGTGGCTATGACCGCTTATCGTGCAGCACGTAGCGCGTGGCGTAACCTAGAGGGCGGAGTGACCACCGTACGGGACGTTGGTGGACCTCATGGGATCTCTATCGCATTAGCGGAGGCAATCGAGCAAGGGATTAGCCAAGGAGCTCGAGTGCTGGCAGCTGGATCACCAGTAGTACAGACAGGCGGACATGTCTACAGCATTAGCGAGGAAGCCGATGGTCCAGATGAGGTGCGCAAGGCGGTACGGCGCCAGATTAAGGCCGGAGCCCACCTCATCAAGCTAATGTGCTCGGGCGGGGCCTACACTCGAGGAGAGTCGATTCATGCTACCCAGCTCACCCCAGCAGAGATTCGAGCGGCAGTAGAAGAGGCGAAGGCCGCTGAGCGACGCGTTGCTGCACACGCTCTACCCGAGCAAGCCATCCAGAACGCCCTTGAAGCCGGGGTCACTACTGTCGAGCATGCCGCGCTGCTCAGCAAGCGTAACCTCGATGCATTCTGCACAACAGGTGCTTTCATGGTTCCCACCTTGGCTCCTTACTACTTGATGGCGACCCGTGGACGCGAAATGGGGGTGCCAGACTATGCCGTAGTCAAATCCGAGCAGGTGATGGAGCATTACCCTACCTCTCTTCAAATGGCTTTCGCTGCCGGGGTGCGTATTGCCTTAGGGACCGATGCTGGTTCGCCGGGTATCCCGCATCCCACAGTACCCTTTGAGGCTTGGCTCTGGCAGAGTCTTGCCAATATCCCGGCCCCGGCGATCTTGCGGGCGGCCACGTTAGGAGCGGCTGAAGCAGTAGGGCTCGAGCAGGAGATCGGTCGCATTCAACAGGGTTACTGGGCTGATTTTGTGGTCTATCGTTCTAACCCTTTGGAGGATATCACCGTACTGCATCATCCCGAGGCAATTTTCCAGAGGGGGGCACAGGTGGCAGGCGGCGGCACCGTCTGGTCCAAAACTCTACTGGGCTAA
- a CDS encoding IclR family transcriptional regulator, with protein sequence MKKILDSNKKEQYIVQSVVAAMQLLEEVAENPWQSVSSLAKAKKMTKSQAFRLLTTLEHLGYVIKEGQAYRLGYRGLYIGHLAERSMPIVALSRDVLDWLMTESQESVHLVERRGDVRFIVDMRESPQPLRTFAPIGQIDPLTVGGTGMVILAYSDPTFIERILSQPLKKVTPKTLVDPERIRQILRRIRAEGVYTAREDFDPGAFSVAAPIHNPDGSVTCAICVSGPLSRLDASQEEKHKELVLKAAQIISDRLRRNTQTTPRSEAAPSLG encoded by the coding sequence ATGAAGAAGATTTTGGACTCTAACAAAAAGGAGCAGTACATCGTCCAGTCCGTAGTAGCAGCGATGCAGCTTTTAGAGGAGGTGGCCGAGAACCCGTGGCAAAGTGTTTCTTCACTGGCAAAAGCCAAAAAGATGACCAAAAGCCAGGCTTTTCGTCTGCTAACGACCCTAGAACATCTGGGCTACGTAATTAAGGAAGGCCAGGCCTATCGCCTGGGATACCGTGGCCTCTATATAGGTCACCTAGCAGAGCGATCAATGCCGATTGTAGCCTTATCCCGAGATGTGCTGGATTGGCTAATGACAGAAAGCCAAGAGAGCGTCCACCTAGTTGAGAGAAGGGGGGATGTGCGGTTTATCGTAGATATGCGAGAATCACCACAGCCCCTACGAACCTTTGCACCAATTGGCCAGATTGATCCCCTCACTGTAGGGGGCACAGGGATGGTCATTTTAGCTTATTCTGATCCCACGTTCATTGAACGTATTCTCTCGCAACCGCTTAAAAAAGTTACCCCTAAGACCCTTGTTGATCCGGAAAGAATCCGTCAGATACTGCGGCGGATTCGCGCTGAGGGAGTTTACACTGCCAGAGAAGACTTTGATCCCGGAGCCTTCAGCGTAGCCGCTCCCATCCATAACCCGGATGGCTCAGTAACCTGCGCCATCTGCGTTTCCGGTCCTCTTTCCCGGCTGGACGCCTCACAAGAAGAGAAGCACAAGGAGCTTGTCCTTAAGGCAGCGCAAATTATCTCAGATCGACTTAGGAGAAACACCCAGACAACCCCCCGTAGTGAGGCAGCGCCGAGCCTCGGCTAG